The following coding sequences lie in one Fusarium poae strain DAOMC 252244 chromosome 1, whole genome shotgun sequence genomic window:
- a CDS encoding hypothetical protein (BUSCO:25785at5125), translated as MAESEDGHHIQIVPDDSAWAGVEDNAEDPEEVRVIFSALDSFFQYAKVSHFNVTHLRRQAFYALPQAQWQLLAAPPFNFLDTLEKTDDAIDENAELARTIARTGLQSFRMMTADPEGQEPTMPQEWAGVAKHSDVDKARSTIRQFYRDWTAAGAAEREACYSPIMKALATEKEKYPDRSPLKVLVPGAGLGRLVFELVANGYNAEGNEISYHQLLASSYILNCCPAAETHTIYPWVHSFSNHLTRANHLRGYPVPDIHPASVLASTPNTGEMSMCAADFLCLYADEEHEAQYDAVASVFFLDTAPNLIRYLEVIRHCLRPGGVLINVGPLLWHFENNAPGSHGQDGDTEHDPKNSSGIADPGSFELADDEVIALLEKMGFVVEWHKTGVHAPYIHDPESLLQSTYRASTWLARKPLSTSGS; from the exons ATGGCCGAGTCGGAAGATGGTCACCACATTCAAATTGTCCCCGATGATAGCGCCTGGGCGGGTGTAGAGGACAATGCTGAAGATCCTGAGGAAGTTCGCGTTATATTCAGCGCATTGGATTCATTCTT CCAATACGCCAAAGTCTCACACTTCAACGTAACCCATCTGCGCCGTCAAGCCTTCTATGCTTTACCTCAAGCACAATGGCAACTCTTGGCTGCACCTCCATTCAACTTTCTCGACACCCTTGAGAAGACTGATGATGCTATTGATGAGAATGCTGAGCTAGCTCGCACCATTGCTCGCACTGGCCTCCAGTCATTTCGTATGATGACGGCTGACCCTGAAGGCCAAGAGCCTACAATGCCCCAAGAATGGGCCGGAGTTGCCAAGCACTCTGATGTCGATAAGGCCAGGAGCACCATTCGGCAATTCTATCGAGATTGGACCGCGGCGGGAGCTGCAGAGAGGGAGGCTTGCTACAGTCCAATCATGAAGGCCCTAGCGACTGAGAAGGAGAAATACCCAGACAGATCTCCCCTGAAAGTCTTGGTGCCAGGTGCGGGGCTAGGAAGACTGGTATTTGAACTGGTTGCAAATGGGTACAATGCTGAAGGAAACGAGATCTCTTATCACCAGCTGCTTGCCTCGTCATACATCCTCAACTGCTGTCCAGCAGCTGAAACGCACACCATCTACCCTTGGGTTCACAGCTTCTCTAACCACCTAACTCGCGCCAACCATCTACGGGGATATCCTGTCCCGGATATCCATCCAGCTTCCGTGCTGGCCTCAACACCCAACACTGGAGAGATGTCTATGTGTGCTGCTGATTTTCTCTGTCTTTATGCTGACGAAGAGCATGAGGCACAGTACGACGCTGTGGCAAGCGTTTTCTTCCTTGATACAGCCCCCAACCTGATCCGTTACCTCGAAGTCATACGGCATTGTCTTCGCCCTGGGGGTGTTCTCATTAATGTTGGGCCGTTGCTGTGGCATTTTGAGAACAATGCTCCGGGAAGCCATGGACAGGACGGCGATACGGAACATGACCCCAAGAACTCATCAGGCATTGCTGATCCCGGAAGCTTTGAGCTCGCGGATGATGAAGTCATTGCACTGCTGGAGAAAATGGGCTTTGTCGTTGAGTGGCATAAGACTGGTGTTCATGCACCGTATATTCACGACCCTGAAAGTCTTTTACAGTCTACCTATAGAGCAAGTACCTGGCTTGCTCGAAAACCACTGAGTACGAGCGGCTCTTGA
- a CDS encoding hypothetical protein (BUSCO:44508at5125) yields MAEAQLNDFPSLFSLKGKVAVVTGGSRGLGLHAASAFLQAGASKVFISSRKASACEEACKALNALPNLSPGAVAISVPADSSKFEGVESLLAQVKKHTDRVDILFANAGATWGESFDTHPDSAFAKVMDLNVKAVFNTIRLFTPLLEKSASIQDPSRVIITASVAGLAVGTIGKQGTYGYSASKAAVLHLGRNLAMELGPRHITVNSICPGFFPSKMSNGLLEMSGGADQFAAANPMRRLGQPEDIAGVVVYLASRAGSHVNGETVAIDGGALWQRGELMIAEKAKL; encoded by the exons ATGGCTGAGGCTCAGTTAAACGATTTCCCTTCGCTCTTCTCCCTCAAGGGCAAGGTCGCTGTCGTTACTGGCGGCTCCCGTGGTCTGGGTCTTCACGCAGCTTCAGC ATTCCTACAAGCGGGCGCATCAAAAGTTTTTATCTCATCACGCAAGGCCTCCGCCTGTGAGGAAGCTTGCAAGGCTCTCAATGCGCTTCCCAACCTTTCACCTGGCGCTGTCGCCATCTCAGTCCCTGCCGACTCTTCCAAGTTTGAAGGCGTAGAGAGCCTGCTCGCGCAGGTGAAGAAGCACACTGATCGCGTGGATATTCTCTTCGCCAACGCTGGCGCGACATGGGGCGAGTCTTTCGATACACACCCTGATTCTGCCTTTGCCAAGGTCATGGATCTTAACGTCAAGGCTGTTTTCAACACCATTCGTCTCTTCACACCATTGCTTGAGAAGAGCGCTTCCATCCAGGACCCCAGCCGCGTCATCATCACAGCTAGTGTTGCAGGTCTTGCTGTCGGCACAATTGGAAAGCAGGGCACTTACGGTTACTCCGCCAGCAAGGCCGCTGTGCTGCATCTCGGACGCAACCTGGCTATGGAGCTGGGACCCCGACACATTACCGTCAACTCTATCTGCCCTGGTTTCTTCCCCAGCAAGATGTCCAACGGACTGTTGGAGATGTCGGGTGGTGCCGACCAGTTTGCCGCTGCCAACCCCATGCGCAGACTTGGTCAGCCTGAGGATATTGCTGGTGTCGTTGTTTATTTGGCCAGTCGGGCTGGATCGCACGTCAACGGCGAGACAGTTGCTATTGATGGCGGTGCCCTGTGGCAGCGTGGAGAGCTTATGATTGCGGAGAAGGCCAAGCTATAA